From the Candidatus Omnitrophota bacterium genome, the window GGCTCGCCGGTAGTGCGAATAAATGCGCCATATCCTCGATTAGTGGATCGCGCCAAGGGAATGCGATATTCAACGGCGCAAAACTTGGACATGGCGTAATCGACATAAGGAATGGAAGTTTTATTGAAAGAATAGAAACTGGACATATGGACAATAACATTCCCGCCCAAGCGGATTCCGCTGCGGAGATGCTTTTGGCTATGCAGATCGTAACAAAGCGCGGGAATGTACAATGTTCGGTTATCAATAGGAAGTACTTTTTCCTCATTCCCAGCTTGGTAATGGTCCTCTTTTCTACCGGTTAAAAGAGGATGCGGCGAAGATTCGAAGAATGGAATCAGGGCGGTTTTTCGATACCTCATGGCTTCCGTTCCATCGGGCAAAATAAGCCGCGCCGCGCAATATTCGATCGCAGGCGTCGCATCGTGGATTTCTTCCATTGAACTGTATAGGATGGATTTCTGGAGGCGGGACGCCAGCGATGAGACTTTCTCATGTAATTTCGATTCGTTTTTACGAGTAACTTGAATCGGCAGTTCCGGCCATACGATGACGGTTGCCTGCGGAAAGCGCTTTGCGGCCAGTTCGGTCATTTCGGCGGCGGAATAACCTCCTTTGGGATTCTGCCGCAGCAGCGAAGCCAACGGTTCATTCGGCAGAAAGCGTGTTTCCAATACAGCGATGTTTGCATAATGGCCATCCACCACCAGTTCCAAATTCTTTTGTTCACGAATACGATACATGCCATAACCGGCAACAAATGAAACTGTCAGCAATAAGCAAAGAGTATATTTTAAAAACTGCCTTCGATCCTGCCAAACGAAATATAAAATTTCCGCCGACAAGAAATTGACGAATAGCGTTAAAAAGACGACCGCATAAACACCTCCCAAGTCGGCGGTTTGTATGGCGATAGGCTGATCGTGGATCATCAGCGCCGGATTGATCGGGAAAACGGCGGGCGTCCAGGCGATCAAAACCGTCAACCATGCGGCGCTATAGAAGGTAGTTAAGATTCCATTGTCCCGCCGATGCGGCGATGCAAAACTAAAAACAACAAAAGGGAAAAAGAAGCA encodes:
- a CDS encoding nitrilase-related carbon-nitrogen hydrolase, with product MKVSHTIKLFVSGSNCWNRFLLTQISGFLSWMAFPNIGAHSTLAWICFSFWFLALRRAGWKERIVHGLMFGGWYCLPEKWGVFGKIIFDLFVHWHYSALFFVLFFSCFFFPFVVFSFASPHRRDNGILTTFYSAAWLTVLIAWTPAVFPINPALMIHDQPIAIQTADLGGVYAVVFLTLFVNFLSAEILYFVWQDRRQFLKYTLCLLLTVSFVAGYGMYRIREQKNLELVVDGHYANIAVLETRFLPNEPLASLLRQNPKGGYSAAEMTELAAKRFPQATVIVWPELPIQVTRKNESKLHEKVSSLASRLQKSILYSSMEEIHDATPAIEYCAARLILPDGTEAMRYRKTALIPFFESSPHPLLTGRKEDHYQAGNEEKVLPIDNRTLYIPALCYDLHSQKHLRSGIRLGGNVIVHMSSFYSFNKTSIPYVDYAMSKFCAVEYRIPLARSTNRGYGAFIRTTGEPVTGSETTPADRAIKSFPLFIPEKRSLYAKIGDLFLYCLTFVVVWDAARAIRVKLKGKHSTNAIVDCDKTS